The Benincasa hispida cultivar B227 chromosome 9, ASM972705v1, whole genome shotgun sequence genome has a segment encoding these proteins:
- the LOC120086508 gene encoding uncharacterized protein LOC120086508, producing MEDYYYRRNYIPSFGNWEWNDHLPFSHCFDSSRIAGYPHDTDLYVAGDLYQNDVVTPAMIVVPRPRRKRDRQGKQGRKENWMKETESPPNGMMNHYNTKPMPKPVDEDLYKISPDLLAAKTKKKRGLSYITNCFVPTCLI from the exons ATGGAG GATTACTACTACCGGAGAAACTACATTCCCAGCTTCGGAAACTGGGAATGGAACGACCATCTCCCTTTCTCCCACTGCTTCGATTCTTCTAGAATCGCCGGTTACCCCCATGACACCGATCTCTACGTCGCCGGTGATTTGTACCAAAACGACGTCGTTACCCCTGCCATGATCGTCGTTCCTCGCCCCAGG AGGAAGCGTGACAGACAGGGGAAGCaaggaaggaaggaaaattGGATGAAGGAAACAGAAAGCCCTCCTAATGGAATGATGAATCATTACAACACAAAGCCAATGCCTAAGCCAGTTGATGAAGACTTGTATAAAATCTCTCCTGATCTCCTTGCTGCCAAGACCAAAAAG AAGAGAGGGCTGAGTTACATAACAAATTGCTTTGTGCCAACTTgtttgatttga
- the LOC120086456 gene encoding AUGMIN subunit 3, producing MSGARLCGLLGELGYEGAQALDPDSFEWPFQYDDARSILDWICSSLRPSNVLSHSELSQYGQFLEEGKLLEGEDLDSAYDSISAFSSKRDNQDALFGGEEGLKEIREATLAYKSEALQLQRQLSHLQSQYDMLTSQASTLTQGRRARVAATSSVNGQLTSIDDSISARNLEMNAVLGRIASTAQELAHYHSGDEDGIYLAYSDFHPYLVGDSSCIKELNQWFSKQLDTGPYRLVAEEGKSKCSWVSLDDMSNILVRDLETSHHQRVSELQRLRSIFGTSERQWVEAQVENAKQQAILMVLKSQVTSDEAHIHLDLHSLRRKHSELVGELSNLYDKEEKLLSETIPDLCWELAQLQDTYILQGDYDLKVMRQEYYIDRQKVFISHLVNQLARHQFLKIACQVEKKNMLGAYSLLKVIESELQAYLSATKGRVGRCLALIQAASDVQEQGAVDDRDSFLHGVRDLLSIHSNIQAGVSTYVSAPGIIQQISSLHSDLRTLQSDLENSLPGDRNRCINDLCSLIQSLQQLLFASSTTAQPILTPRALMKELDEMEKINAKLSSAVEEVTLEHCKKNEIVKHHSQEVGLQRRVFVDFFCNPERLRNQVRELTARVRAMQAS from the exons ATGAGTGGCGCGAGGCTGTGCGGTTTGTTGGGCGAATTGGGGTATGAAGGCGCACAAGCATTGGACCCTGACAGTTTCGAATGGCCATTTCAATACGACGATGCTCGCTCGATTCTAGATTGGATCTGCTCTAGCCTTCGTCCCTCCAATGTCCTCTCCCATTCCGAGCTTTCCCA GTACGGGCAATTCCTTGAAGAGGGAAAGCTTTTGGAG GGGGAGGATTTGGATTCAGCTTATGATAGCATTTCGGCATTTTCGTCTAAACGAGACAACCAAGACGCTCTTTTTGGAGGCGAAGAAGGGTTGAAGGAGATAAG AGAAGCAACTCTTGCATATAAATCTGAAGCATTACAGTTACAAAGACAACTTAGCCATCTTCAGTCACAATATGATATGCTTACAAGCCAAGCTTCTACTTTGACTCAAGGGAGACGGGCACGAGTTGCTGCAACGTCTAGTGTAAATGGACAATTAACAAGTATAGATGATAGCATCTCTGCAAGGAATTTAGAG atgAATGCAGTTCTTGGAAGGATTGCGTCCACAGCCCAAGAGTTGGCTCATTATCATTCTGGCGATG AGGATGGTATCTATTTGGCTTATTCCGACTTCCATCCATACTTGGTTGGGGATTCATCCTGCATAAAGGAGCTAAATCAGTGGTTTTCTAAACAACTAGACACG GGGCCTTATCGACTAGTTGCAGAGGAGGGCAAGTCTAAATGTTCATGGGTGAGTCTTGATGACATGTCAAATATCTTAGTAAGAG ATTTGGAGACATCTCATCATCAACGCGTATCTGAATTGCAAAGGCTACGCTCAAT TTTTGGGACAAGTGAAAGACAATGGGTCGAAGCTCAGGTTGAAAACGCAAAGCAGCAAGCTATTCTAATGGTTCTCAAGTCGCAAGTAACATCAGATGAAGCCCATATTCATCTTGATCTTCATTCTCTCAG GAGAAAACATTCTGAACTGGTAGGGGAACTTTCAAATCTCTATGATAAAGAGGAGAAATTGTTATCTGAG ACTATTCCTGATCTGTGTTGGGAATTGGCTCAATTGCAAGACACGTACATTTTGCAAG GAGATTATGATTTGAAGGTCATGCGTCAAGAGTATTACATTGATAGACAGAAAGTG TTCATCAGTCATCTGGTCAATCAGCTTGCTAGGCATCAATTCCTGAAAATAGCTTGTCAAGTGGAAAAGAAGAACATGCTTGGAGCATATTCATTGCTTAAAGTTATAGAGTCAGAACTTCAAGCATATTTGTCAGCCACCAAAGGACGAGTG GGTCGTTGCCTGGCACTGATTCAAGCTGCTTCTGATGTACAAGAACAAGGTGCGGTTGATGACCGCGATAGCTTTCTGCATGGTGTCAGAGATCTATTAAGCATACATTCAA ATATCCAGGCTGGAGTATCAACATATGTGTCTGCTCCCGGCATTATTCAACAGATATCTAGTCTTCATTCAGACTTGAGAACCCTTCAATCTGATCTTGAAAACTCCCTCCCAGGCGACAGAAACAGATGCATAAATGATCT GTGCTCTCTTATTCAAAGTTTGCAGCAATTACTCTTTGCGTCTTCTACAACTGCACAACCAATATTGACGCCACGG gcCTTAATGAAAGAGCTGGATGAGATGGAAAAGATAAATGCCAAACTATCTTCTGCAGTTGAAGAAGTTACCTTGGAGCACTGTAAAAAGAATGAG ATTGTCAAACATCATTCTCAGGAAGTAGGGCTACAACGCCGAGTTTTTGTTGACTTCTTTTGCAATCCTGAACGTCTCAGGAATCAAGTTCGGGAGCTGACTGCTCGAGTTAGAGCCATGCAAGCTTCGTAG